TCTGAAAAGATATAAACCATAAATGTTGTCTCATGAATAACTCTTTGAGAACAATCTTCGAATTGGACTGCATTTTGCAGCATCTTTTGTTCTTAATAACCTTTAATTGAACTCAATGGTATACAAAGACAAGCTTTAAGACTTTTGGAAGAGTCTCCAACCAGAAGATGCTTCAAATTCAGTCTTAACATTTCTATACCAAGAAAAGATAGATTCTAAgccacatttttttaattcaatctaGATGTTAACCTAAGGTTGATGGATCAACCATGTAGAGAGCACCTTGATGATGAGTCGTATTCCAAAAGGATTTTCTTTGACCCTATTCTTTGAGCCTTCTTCACATACCCCCAAAAATTGTTGGTGCTTATAAGTTACGGAACGCGTTTAGTGTTCAGAAAAGACGTGACAGACACCTGGTGATCATGAGCCACGCTTGTCGAGGAGATCTTACAAGTACTGCTCTAGGTAAGAGTATTCTGGACAGTTCGTGATTGTATCGAAAGAACAGtgtcattttttccattctcgaagctgtccaagtttctggtcaactctctTTACTCTTCTATATTCAGTCGAGCTTGCTTGGGAACCAAGCAATCCTCCAAAGATGTACGAATCGGGGCCTTGTATAGGATTAGAAGTGTccagctttttggtcttaaagaagCTACATTAGCTAAATCACGTGACTATGCTCCCAACCTCAACACTCAACAAGCggtccagacaggaccaaaacCTGAGGTGCAGCGTCAGTCTTCTTCATAAAAACAGGAGCTTCTATCACTGTTGCCTTAAAATCAATCAGATGATGATCTGTTGCCGCCTACAGATTTCACCTAGTTTATCGAGGCGGCTGTAGATCCTGGTTTGCAGCTTTGAATCCCTGGAGAACGCCAACGTCAAAACCTTTCTGGATTTGGATGGGTTGGTTTCCAAAAAGCTACTAAGCCTGTTAATAATTAAGCCTTCGATATATCCAGTGCGATAGCTCTGGATCCTCCTTAGTTTTCTATAGCTTCAATTCATACAGCTCAGCTGATTACAAATGCCAGGAGATCTTTGGTGGATCTATATTTAAGACTTATACTTGCTGATATCTTCCGACATCTCAAGATTGATTAAGAACCGTGTTTTTCCTCTATTTTGGTATGGATTGAAACCGAAAAAGCTACCAAACTGCACGGAAGAGACCTCTTTTATAGTTTGTATAAAGGACTTGTTagtatcaacatttttttgataaacttaCCGTAAACCAAACATCGTATCCCAACAAAGTACCAGTCCAAGCATCTTTATAAAATCTAGCTATTATAGTACCCAAAGAAACGGTTCCTATCCACCCTATAACCATAAATACACCATGGAGTCGAACCAAGATAGTCGATTTTGAATGGACGTTTGAAGTATCGGTTAACGATAGTTTCTGAGCACTGCACGTAACTCCCAAGTTGTGATAAGTCACAGTTGTAGCTGAAATCACAACAACATTAAGATCTGATCgaatctttttcttttttttacttacGTTGAACTGAAGATCCAACTGCAACCATCAAGTGATACATATCGTGATCCAAATCGAACGTTCTCCCTTCAACTATAGTAACAACGTTTCTTCTAACTTTACAGTAAATAGTATCATCGATACTGCTGGAATTGAGAAGTTGTATACCGAGATGAGGATCGGGTAATCTGGTAGCTCTATAAGGATTTATACCAGTCCAGGACATGTAGGCGTTCATTCCGCTTACATCTTTGACACATTCTATAACAGAGTCGTCTCCCATTCGTGTATCGTCCGAAAGTCCGACGCCTACCCAAGCGGCGTTCTGGTTAGCTCTAACTTCgaaaatgaaagttttatcTCCAGTAGATGTAACGGCGGTAACGCCGTTACAGTTTTGGGTGTCTACGCATCCTTCGGGGAAACCGAAACAGAGTTTAGAGCTTCCGCAACCTTGATAAAACGGATCTAACACCATTGAATTGTTTTTAACTTGTGGAGATGGTTGAGGTAAGTTTCGATTTACTTCTAGTACTTGCGGGTCTGGTGTAGCCTCGCATTCTAGATTGTGGTAGGTTACAGATGTAGCTGAAAATTGACGACGTTGCTTATATCGATCAATTCTGATGAATTACAGTTTATATTGAGTAGAGAAAGAAGAAGCTTACGTGTAACAGTACTTCCTGATGCCAGTAGAAtatgatacaattttttttttaaatcgaacgTGACTCCTTGGACGACAGTAACTGCAGCTCTTCTAACTTTACAGTACAGCTCTTCTCCTTCGGATTTTCCGTTTAGTAATAACACGTCTTTTTTAggctgaaattaaaaaaaaaattgaccagcaataaaaaaattaatttcctaaTGTACGCTGATGATATGGTCGTATTTGCAGAGTCTCAAATAGAGCTGTAGAGACTTTGATATTTGAGAACCATCTTCACGTTAAATGGaatgttttaaaacaatatagacaacaaaaacaaaaaaatgtattttagaGAGGggttttttgacaatttttttagtagcagTCGGTTTATTTCCAGTATTGCTTCTAAATAATTCCAAGGAAAGTTATTGTAAGTTAAGTGTATAATATAGTGTAtgactaattaaaaaaaatatagtttagaaagggttttttgacaattttttttttttttttttttttttttttttttttttttttttttagtagcagtcggtttatttacagtatttcttctaaataattttgagGAAAGTTATTTCTCTCAAATAAATATGGATTTTTGGATCTGAGAAAACAGCAGGTCAAAGGAAAACCGCgatttggggatgttttggaggaaaggcGACTAGTGATCAggtaaaaattgtaggaattgtaatatgtatatgaaaatgaaaatacttacCACCCTTGTAGCTCTATAAGGATTGATTCCAGTCCATGACATATATGTATTAACTGTTCCGTTTTCTTTAACACATTCAATGACGGAATCGTTACCCATCAGAGCATCATCCGACAATCCAACTCCCACCCATGCCGCGTTTTCGGTTGCTTTTATTTCGAAATCATATACGTCACCTAGGGGCGTTACAGCCACGgctattttacaattttctttttctatacaATCTATTGGAGATCCGTGGCAGTATTTGGTCATTCCGCATCCGTCGTATAAAGAAACAGCTCgactagatttttttatattaatttcctCCGACTCCAATCCCACCCAGAACGTACTGAAGTCGTGAACTACAGTAGAACTGGAAAATACAAATTAGACAGGTTTTTtaatagcaggcggtttattaacagtttttcttccaaataatcTCGAagaaagttatatttttttaataaatgtagtTTAGAAAgggtttttgacaattttttgagTAGCCGGcgttttattcataatatttcttcaaaataatctcGAGGAAAATtacttcttttaaataaatgcAGATTAGAAAGggttttttgtcaattttcttAGTAGCATGCTTGTTATTGatagtatttcttctaaataatatcaatgaaagttatttattttgaataaatgcaCTTTAGAAAGGGTtttccgacaatttttttagtagcaggcattttatttatagtatttcttctaaaaaatctcgaggaaagttatttcttttaaataaatgcAGTTAAGAAAtggtttttgacatttttttagtaGCAGGCGTTTTATTCgtagtatttcttctaaataatctCGAGGAaagttatttcttttaaataaatgcAGTTTAGAAAGggttttttgacaattttttcagCAGCATGcgttttatttatagtatttttctaaataatctcGAAGAAAGTATTTCTTTTGAACAAATGCAGTTTAGAAAGggttttttgacaattttttaaatagccggcgttttttcataatatttctttcaaataatttcgaggaaagttatttcttttaaataaatgcAGTTAAGAAATGGTTTTTTGACAATTGTTTTAGTAGCAGGTGGTTCATTTATAGTATTACTTCCAAATAATGTtgagaaaacttatttttttcaaacaaatagtCGTAGTTAATAGAACTAATTgcaaaaatcatttaaataaatgattgtaAGTATATAGAGTGTGATTAAGTAAAAAAGTTCAGCTTAGAGTtggtttttgacaatttttttagtagcagacgatttatttacaatatttcttcttaataatttcgaagaaagttatttcttttaaataaatagtcgtagtgaacatcCTAGTGGTACTTACTTGAATATAACAGGTCCTTCGTATCCTACAGGAGGTAACCAAATGAGATCTAAACGATTTTTGATCGCTGGGCTGCTATGTGTAACAGAATCATCCGGACCGCTACAATCGAGCGTGTGATAGGGAACGCCATCTGGTAGCTTGAAAGAACCGACGATCGTACCGTTGGGTGTTCTTCCTTGAATTATGAACCCTTTGAAACCGCTACCGATGGTCGAATTCAAAGAAACCATAATGACGTTCTTGTGCGGTTCGGTGTATAACGT
The sequence above is drawn from the Diorhabda carinulata isolate Delta chromosome 6, icDioCari1.1, whole genome shotgun sequence genome and encodes:
- the LOC130894829 gene encoding putative ferric-chelate reductase 1 homolog, with protein sequence MKLHLLLFIFSTTRAYPDGAPIAVCNNLAPLHGSALTQQGPPPYTLYTEPHKNVIMVSLNSTIGSGFKGFIIQGRTPNGTIVGSFKLPDGVPYHTLDCSGPDDSVTHSSPAIKNRLDLIWLPPVGYEGPVIFNSTVVHDFSTFWVGLESEEINIKKSSRAVSLYDGCGMTKYCHGSPIDCIEKENCKIAVAVTPLGDVYDFEIKATENAAWVGVGLSDDALMGNDSVIECVKENGTVNTYMSWTGINPYRATRVPKKDVLLLNGKSEGEELYCKVRRAAVTVVQGVTFDLKKKLYHILLASGSTVTPTSVTYHNLECEATPDPQVLEVNRNLPQPSPQVKNNSMVLDPFYQGCGSSKLCFGFPEGCVDTQNCNGVTAVTSTGDKTFIFEVRANQNAAWVGVGLSDDTRMGDDSVIECVKDVSGMNAYMSWTGINPYRATRLPDPHLGIQLLNSSSIDDTIYCKVRRNVVTIVEGRTFDLDHDMYHLMVAVGSSVQPTTVTYHNLGVTCSAQKLSLTDTSNVHSKSTILVRLHGVFMVIGWIGTVSLGTIIARFYKDAWTGTLLGYDVWFTMHTVFTMLTWILTVVGFILIFVELEGWSAESNPHAILGTITTILCFIQPIPAYFRPSVGTPNRHIFNWFHWIVGSGAHVIAIVAMFFAVTLTKAQLNEQVYYILGAYVILHVLVHIILYSTFSWRRSILGVYILILLIIMLILVTVVAMAPQWPFGQ